From the Juglans microcarpa x Juglans regia isolate MS1-56 chromosome 3D, Jm3101_v1.0, whole genome shotgun sequence genome, the window AAGAGGAAATCTTTAGCTCGAATGAGATTTTAACAGCAAAGTTGTAATCTTgcattataataattagaagaCGTACAATTATCTTCTTTTGATTGTTTTTCTGGAAAAACAAGTCTGCGGACCCTAGGCCAAGCAGAAACTCGATCgacattgatgatgatgatgaatgatGATGCAGGCTCTTCATTTTAATAATTGCAATGGTCTCCAACTAACTAAATTAAGGCATCTCAACAGTCCAAGAAATCACATAAGCATAAGTAGCTGCGATGGCGTCCACAtttctcatcttaatatttttgCACCTGAGGAAAGTCCAAACACCGATGGTATTGACATCTCTACTTCGCGCAATATCGAAATCAATAATTCCGTGATTCAAACAGGTAAACATCAAGCTTTTGTTCATGTTTATTTCATCTAAGTTGATCATGACGGTTCTATAACGTTGGGTTGGGCCTCCATAAAATTCAACGATGACATTTATTCATCTTAAGATTAGCCAATCTCTGCAAAGTTTATAAGTTgatatgcattttcttttgtttcatgaTCAGGTGATGATTGCATTGCTATCAATGAAGGCTCGTCGTATATTAACATATCTAGTGTTGCATGTGGACCGGGCCATGGAATAAGGTTTGCAGGActcccatttttctttcatgccaTAAAGAAAACCAGTTTCCAGTTATCAAAAACCAGTTTCTCTCAGTTaatttctatgtatatatatcttattcATGTTTTGTAGCATTGGAAGCCTTGGACAAAATGGAAAATACGAGACAGTAGAAGAAGTGCACGTCCGAGATTGCAATTTCACGGGAACACAAAATGGAGCAAGAATCAAGACATGGAAGGTAacaagagaaatcttgaaaagaataattaatacgtcgcatgcatgcatgcatcatcaTGCATTCATATAATTTGACTAATATGATCATGAATTAATGAAGAttttctgtttttccttttctgataCTTTCCTAGGGTGGAAGTGGGTATGCTAGGAAGATCACTTTTGAAAATATCAGAGTCCGAAATTCCCAAAATCCCATTATTATTGACCAGAACTACGACCCTTTTGGCACGAATTCCGGTAGCCAGGTAACTTATCCTATTCTATATATGTTTAGATAGAAGAAAATCTTTTTCAAGTTCTTGTCCAAATTTGAGAATCGGAAAAAGATCACACGAAGTAGGTCTAACAGCATTTACTGAATATTGTAACTGTTGGACTCTGGTTACGATATTGAATGATGATGCATGCAGAAAGCAGTGAAGGTGAGCGACGTGACATTCAAAGATGTGCGAGGAACAGCTGCTAAAGAGTTAGCAATTGATCTGATTTGCAGCCCCATGGGATGCACCAACATTATATTGGATGAAATTGACATACAGTCATCCATTCCTGGAAAGAGGACTTATTCCCGCTGCGACAATGTCCATGGAACAGCCAGAGCCTGCAATCCTGTTGTTCCATGCGTAACTAGTTCATGAATTTTTGTGTAGTGGCCACCCCATGCATTGCGATATGCACCACGCATTCCTTGTCAGGGCAGTAGTGGTCCAGATtctttgagaattgaaatggcattacatttttcttttttttgaactCCAGTCCGGTACATGAAATAGCAAGATGACACATGCATTTCAGCTTCCTATTGTGCATCAGATTATATCCCCAAATATTATTCCTATTGTGCATcagagatcatatatatatatatcttaacaTTTTGGATGTCCCACGTGAAGGCGTTGTcaggaaaataagagaaaaaaggaataaagaaaGCCTCTTCAAATCTGAATTGATCAAATCTGCAATCTTACTTTACAGGGAGAATATAGGGTAACCAACTTACGCCTAGTACAACAAGTTATAGTACCAAGTGAAATCTGAAATGATGTGATT encodes:
- the LOC121255272 gene encoding probable polygalacturonase At3g15720; translated protein: MMQALHFNNCNGLQLTKLRHLNSPRNHISISSCDGVHISHLNIFAPEESPNTDGIDISTSRNIEINNSVIQTGDDCIAINEGSSYINISSVACGPGHGISIGSLGQNGKYETVEEVHVRDCNFTGTQNGARIKTWKGGSGYARKITFENIRVRNSQNPIIIDQNYDPFGTNSGSQKAVKVSDVTFKDVRGTAAKELAIDLICSPMGCTNIILDEIDIQSSIPGKRTYSRCDNVHGTARACNPVVPCVTSS